The Toxorhynchites rutilus septentrionalis strain SRP chromosome 3, ASM2978413v1, whole genome shotgun sequence genome includes a region encoding these proteins:
- the LOC129777024 gene encoding sepiapterin reductase, with protein sequence MSPSTKIDLNQVAYFLITGASRGIGQRMAIETSRKFEPGSVVVLLARSATGLESTRAEILDVNPHITVVTSSVDLNNASKQLLEDIIEKSLAKTPVSNFQLATVIHNVGTVGNVERKAIDMDDRQEWENYFATNLFMVGVLNSCFLRKFQKCTNKLVVNVTSKACLAPFKSMGFYCAGKAAREMYFKVLATEESDLVVLNYSPGPVDTDMTIDIQGRSNAEELRDYFKGLRETTTILTTYQTTEKFLSVLDAGQFESGDHVDYYD encoded by the coding sequence ATGTCGCCCAGCACAAAAATCGACCTAAATCAGGTTGCGTATTTTCTCATCACCGGCGCGTCGCGAGGCATTGGACAACGTATGGCAATCGAAACGTCCCGCAAATTTGAGCCAGGCTCGGTAGTGGTGTTGTTGGCTCGATCTGCTACCGGACTGGAATCAACAAGGGCGGAAATATTGGACGTCAATCCGCATATTACCGTAGTTACCAGCTCGGTGGACCTGAACAACGCCTCGAAACAGTTGCTAGAGgatataattgaaaaatcactgGCCAAGACGCCTGTGAGTAACTTCCAGCTTGCGACTGTCATCCACAACGTGGGCACTGTTGGCAATGTGGAGCGCAAGGCAATCGATATGGATGATCGCCAGGAGTGGGAGAATTATTTTGCTACCAATCTGTTTATGGTGGGTGTTCTAAATAGTTGCTTCCTCCGCAAGTTCCAGAAGTGTACCAATAAGCTGGTTGTTAATGTAACCTCCAAGGCATGTTTGGCACCCTTCAAGAGCATGGGATTCTACTGTGCTGGAAAGGCTGCTCGAGAGATGTACTTCAAAGTACTAGCGACGGAAGAAAGCGATCTTGTAGTGCTGAACTACTCTCCAGGTCCCGTTGATACCGATATGACCATTGATATTCAAGGACGGTCCAATGCAGAAGAATTGCGCGACTACTTCAAAGGCCTCCGCGAAACAACGACTATTCTCACCACATACCAAACCACTGAGAAATTTCTCAGTGTTCTGGATGCCGGACAATTTGAATCTGGAGATCACGTTGATTATTACGATTGA
- the LOC129773525 gene encoding uncharacterized protein LOC129773525 yields MNSPFGRTFLFLTNLAWKSRITLPVLISAGFMIMNFRWEVEINIHTERIAFPGVGEGQGGGIAAIDYSLEESWETIDSDDDDEYDDEDEESDYEDHIEYDNGDEEDESDDGGNDEVRRITLVTF; encoded by the coding sequence ATGAATTCTCCTTTCGGTAGAACATTTCTTTTCCTTACGAACCTTGCCTGGAAAAGTCGTATCACCCTCCCGGTGCTCATCAGCGCTGGGTTCATGATAATGAACTTTCGCTGGGAAGTGGAAATCAATATACACACAGAACGCATAGCATTCCCGGGCGTTGGGGAGGGACAGGGTGGCGGTATCGCGGCCATTGACTATAGTCTCGAGGAATCTTGGGAGACTATCGAtagtgatgatgacgatgagtacgacgatgaggacgaggagTCCGATTACGAGGACCATATCGAGTACGACAATGGGGATGAAGAAGATGAAAGTGACGACGGTGGCAACGATGAGGTGAGACGAATAACTTTGGTTACATTCTAG
- the LOC129773526 gene encoding uncharacterized protein LOC129773526 — translation MTLADPWGSSDSSNIQNSTFLQFEDNFELTDVCVSSHSSLQQPQDGRLPDSDSYLALLERKLSKLKTNPTVLEQLTERREACMQYLLNDSQLSCRTDSDLNLEEPVNNHELLRFIRPEQALSVAELVHLVKYDHLEPEPAEQEQERCREGEESGTESSTSR, via the exons ATGACTCTGGCTGATCCGTGGGGTAGTAGTGATTCCAGCAATATACAAAACTCTACCTTCCTGCAGTTCGAAGATAATTTCGAGCTTACGGACGTTTGCGTCAGCAGTCATAGTTCCCTGCAGCAGCCACAAGACGGTCGACTACCAGATTCCGATAGCTACTTGGCACTTCTgg aACGCAAATTGAGCAAGCTCAAGACCAACCCGACTGTATTGGAACAATTGACCGAAAGACGAGAGGCTTGTATGCAATATCTACTGAACGACAGTCAACTTTCTTGCCGTACCGATTCCGATTTGAATTTGGAAGAACCAGTAAACAATCACGAATTGCTCCGTTTTATCAGACCGGAGCAGGCACTTTCTGTTGCGGAACTTGTTCATCTCGTTAAATACGACCATCTCGAACCGGAGCCGGCTGAGCAGGAACAGGAGCGCTGCAGGGAAGGCGAGGAAAGCGGAACAGAAAGCTCGACCAGCCGCTAA